The sequence GCAACAGGCTCTTTCTCATTCAGATAAATCAGGCTGGCCTGATGAGTGAAGCCTTCAAGTTGCCCGATTGCGGTCAGGTTCATTGTTGCCGGGGTGATCAGAACATTTTCCTTAATCACCATTTTATTGTTGATAAATACCTGCGTTACCGTATGATATTTCGAAAACTGAAAAACCTCACCGTTCAGTTTTCGGCCACAGGTAATTACTTCGCCCCAGATCAGACAACAACCATCGGTCATATAAATCTGGTTGGTTGCCGAGAAACTGGATTGCTCATGCGGCACCGACGGGTGTGGCAGGAAACAAAACGACGATCCTTTTTCCATCTGAACGTGCATACGCTGCGACGCTCCCTGCTTCATGGTGAACAATCGTTGGTACGATTGCGTCTGTAACTCCAGTGAACAACCTTCGGCCAAGTCAATCTGGAGTTGATAATCATCGCCATCTAAAACTCCCGGCGACGAACTCATGAGCATCAGCTTTAAGGGATCCGCCCGTTTATCCTCCGTAATATTCGCCACCTTGAACGGTGGTGTAAAAAAAGCTTGTTTCAGATAAGTCCGCGTTTCGCGCCGGGCGGTCTGGATGTGTAACTCAGCCTTCATCGCCACAGTTTTGGCTCGTCAACGGTTTCCAGTAAGGCATACCGACGTATCCAGTCAATGACACTATCCAGGCCTTGTAAGCTCATTAAGTTAGTGAATACAAACGGATTGCCATTGCGCATCCTGCGTGCATCGCGTTCCATCACACCCAGATCGGCGTTCACGTAGGGGGCGAGGTCAATTTTGTTGATGATGAGCAGATCGGAACGCGTAATGCCGGGCCCACCTTTTCTGGGAATTTTGTCGCCTTCGGCCACATCGATGACGAAGATGGTCACGTCGGCCAAATCGGGGCTGAAGGTAGCCGAAAGGTTATCACCCCCACTTTCGATGAAAATAAGTTCGACATCCGGAAACCGCTGGGCTATTTCCTCAACGGCTTCGAGATTCATGCTCGCATCTTCGCGGATGGCCGTATGCGGGCAACCGCCCGTTTCGACGCCAATGATTCGGTCGGCGGGCAACAGGCTGTTTTGTGTTAAAAACTCCGCGTCTTCTTTGGTATAAATATCATTGGTAATCACACCAATGCTATATTGGCTGGTCATCTGGCGTGACAAACGCTCGATCAGGGCCGTTTTTCCTGACCCAACGGGCCCTGCCACACCAATTTTTATGTAGGTTCTTGACTTCATTGCGTAGGTTTACTACAGAATATTACGTCTACTGATTACAAGGTAGTAGGCTGAATGCCAACGACACTAACGCCATGTTGGGTGAGCATCTCTACTTTTTTCGGATTGTCGGTCAACATACGTATTGATTTAACGCCGAGCTCACTTAAAATTTCGGCTGCTTTCGTGTAGTCCCTGGCGTCCCGTTTAAAGCCTACTGCTTCATACGCATCAGCCTGGGACAATCCTTTTCGTTTGTATTCGACGCTTTTTAAGAGGGCAAAATGACCGTTTCCTTTCCCTTCCTGCTCTAGCCAGATAATAATTCCTTTCCCGGCTTGCTGAATGAGTTGTTGAGAAATCTCCATTTGCTCTCTACAATCACATTCGATACTATTAAAGGCGTGTCCGAACAGGCATGACGAATGAACCCTGCACAGTACGTCTTCTTCGCCATCTACATCGCCCATAATCAGAGCAATCGACTCTTTTTGTCCATCATAAAAGAGAATCTCGTGGTACTCCCCAAATTTTGTTTTGAGGTTTCCCTCGGCCATCTTAACGATCATTGCTAGTTTACTTTATAGTTAGTCGTGGTATCGGGGATGTCCGCCTGGCGCTGAGCGAAAGCTCTGACTTTACCTCTTTCCACTTATTTAAGACATATACAGCCGCGAATACAGTTGTTCGTGCTGCATGCTTCGAATGTCGAAACCGGGGCAGCAAAGACCGATTAACTCCCGGTTGGGTTGTAATGTATTCATAACCAATTCCTGAATAAGCGGATGCAGCGAAAACAGAATTTCCTGACCGTCCTGCTGGCCTAGCGGAACCAGTTTAACGCAATTGGTAACCATACCAACGGCCGCATTGTAATAAAACCCGGTCATGGCATCTGCTTTCGGAATTTGTAATGCCTGTGCATATAGACCAAACGCAAGGCAATAATGCCCCATAACTTCCTGATTATGTATGGATTCTCGATACTGATTTGCCAGTGCACTGTCACAAAGCGGTTGAAATAGTTTCATCAGCCGAATGCCCAGTTTCTGGCTGGACTGCCGCATTTCTTTTGGCAATTTTACGGCTGTGCATTCGTCATCCAGCGTTACTAGTTCATTCCAGCCATTCCGGGCGGCAGCATCATAGGCCAGCGAAGCCAAGGCTGCATCGGTGTAGAACAGATTCCGGGCCAGCATTTCTTCGACAAACATTTTTGCTGTTAGGACATTATACACAACACCGGCCTGTACGTAGGTTTCGAGGCCTGCCGAGTGCGCATAACCTCCGATCGGTAAGGTAGGATCGCTTAATTGCAGGAGACGGATCAGACCACTATTCATGCTGAGGGTGTAGTGAGTTTAAGGATTTTTGAAAATAAGCTTTCACTACTGCTGTCATGCCCGTGGGGCGAAACAGTCGTTCTCAGGGGTTGCATTAATTTTCGTTGTTGCTGCTCTACAACATAGCCCGATGCGGTCAATAATCGAAACAGTGGGGCATCATAGGGGGCCAACAGCGTATCATCATCGAAAAACAGGGGTAAATGCTTATTGCCGATTTCGTAAC comes from Spirosoma aureum and encodes:
- the ribA gene encoding GTP cyclohydrolase II RibA, giving the protein MIVKMAEGNLKTKFGEYHEILFYDGQKESIALIMGDVDGEEDVLCRVHSSCLFGHAFNSIECDCREQMEISQQLIQQAGKGIIIWLEQEGKGNGHFALLKSVEYKRKGLSQADAYEAVGFKRDARDYTKAAEILSELGVKSIRMLTDNPKKVEMLTQHGVSVVGIQPTTL
- a CDS encoding urease accessory protein UreD — protein: MKAELHIQTARRETRTYLKQAFFTPPFKVANITEDKRADPLKLMLMSSSPGVLDGDDYQLQIDLAEGCSLELQTQSYQRLFTMKQGASQRMHVQMEKGSSFCFLPHPSVPHEQSSFSATNQIYMTDGCCLIWGEVITCGRKLNGEVFQFSKYHTVTQVFINNKMVIKENVLITPATMNLTAIGQLEGFTHQASLIYLNEKEPVAELRKTIIAYLAQQTGILYGVSAAPVNGLVVRLLGQHGEQLHTCLKTIAGQLPQPTLRQSKSVAYEP
- a CDS encoding urease accessory protein UreF, with translation MNSGLIRLLQLSDPTLPIGGYAHSAGLETYVQAGVVYNVLTAKMFVEEMLARNLFYTDAALASLAYDAAARNGWNELVTLDDECTAVKLPKEMRQSSQKLGIRLMKLFQPLCDSALANQYRESIHNQEVMGHYCLAFGLYAQALQIPKADAMTGFYYNAAVGMVTNCVKLVPLGQQDGQEILFSLHPLIQELVMNTLQPNRELIGLCCPGFDIRSMQHEQLYSRLYMS
- the ureG gene encoding urease accessory protein UreG gives rise to the protein MKSRTYIKIGVAGPVGSGKTALIERLSRQMTSQYSIGVITNDIYTKEDAEFLTQNSLLPADRIIGVETGGCPHTAIREDASMNLEAVEEIAQRFPDVELIFIESGGDNLSATFSPDLADVTIFVIDVAEGDKIPRKGGPGITRSDLLIINKIDLAPYVNADLGVMERDARRMRNGNPFVFTNLMSLQGLDSVIDWIRRYALLETVDEPKLWR